GCAGGTATCCAGCGTTCGTCTCCCAGCAGGTATCCAGGCTCTCATCCCTCAGCAAGTATCCAGCCCTCGTCCCGCAGCAGGTATCCAGCCCTCATCACCCAGCAGGTATCCAGCCCTTGTCCCTCAGCAGGTATCATGCCCTTGTTCCCCAGCAGGTACCCAGCCCACGTCCTTCAGCAGGTATCCAGCTCTTGTCTCCCAGCAGGTATTCAGCCTTCATCCCTCAGCAGGTATCCAGCTCTCATCTCCCAGCAGGTATCCAGCCATCGTCCCTCTTCAGGTATCCAACCCTCATCCCCCAGCAGGTATTTGGCCCTCGTCTCCCTGCAGGCATCCAGCTCTCGTCCCTCAACAGGTATCCAGCTCTCGTCTCCCAGCAGGTATCCGGCCCTCATCTTCCAGCAGGTATCCAGCCCTCGTCCCCCAGCTGGTATCCAGGCCTCATCTCCCAGCAGATGTCCAGCCATCGTCCCTCAGCAGGTATCCAGCTCTCGTCTCCCAGCAGGTATCCAGCGTTCGTCTCCCAGCAGGTATCCAATCCTTGTCCCCCAGCAGGTATCTGGCCCTCATCTCCCAACAGGTATCCAGCCTTCAACCCCCAACAGGTATCCAGCCCTCATCCCCCAGCAGGTGTCCAGCCCTCGTTCCTCAGGATGTATCCAGCCCTTGTCCACCAGCAGGTATCCAGCGTTCGTCTCCCAGCAGGTATCCAGGCTCTCATCCCTCAGCAAGTATCCAGCCCTCGTCCCGCAGCAGGTATCCAGCCCTCATCACCCAGCAGGTATCCAGCCCTTGTCCCTCAGCAGGTATCATGCCCTTGTCCCCCAGCAGGTACCCAGCCCACGTCCTTCAGCAGGTATCCAGCTCTTGTCTCCCAGCAGGTATTCAGCCTTCATCCCTCAGCAGGTATCCAGCTCTCGTCTCCCAGCAGGTATCCAGCCATCGTCCCTCTTCAGGTATCCAACCCTCATCCCCCAGCAGGTATTTGGCCCTCGTCTCCCTGCAGGCATCCAGCTCTCGTCCCTCAACAGGTATCCAGCTCTCGTCTCCCAGCAGGTATCCGGCCCTCGTCTCCCAGCAGGTATCTGGCCCTCATCTTCCAGCAGGTATCCAGCCCTCGTCCCCCAGCTGGTATCCAGGCCTTGTCCCCCAGCAGGTATCCAGCCCTTGTCCCTCAGCAGGTATCCAGTCCTCGTCCCCCACCAGGTATCCAACTCTCATCTCCCAGCAGGTATCCAGCCCTCATCCCCAGCAGGTATCCACGTCTTTTCTCCCAGCAGGTATTCAGCTCTTGTCTTCCAGCAGGCATCCAGCCCTTTTTTCCCAGCAGGTATCCAGCCCTTATCCCCAGCAGGTATCCAGCTCTCATTCCCCAGCAGGTATTCAGCCCTCGTCTCCCAGCTGGTATCCAGCCCTCGTCCACCAGCTGGTATCCAGCCCTCGTCCACCAGCTGGTATCCAGCCCTTGAACCTAAGCAGGAACTTGGGATTTCTCAAGACTGTTGCCATTCCGGATAACTGGCTCGGCGTTGTAAGATATGATATGTTGATCACAGATTATTTGCAGTTTGATTGAATGGAACCCTTTTTTTAATTAACAAGTTAGGCTTTGATATTCAGAAGACAACATGTGTACGTAGTCTAATGTGGTGAGAATGGGGGATGTCAGCTATATTGGCAAAGCCTTGTGCCCAGGCTGTATCACTGACCTCTTCATGGGGGAATAAGATGCAGCATTGCGATCTGGCATAAATGTCATCAAGCAGCAGAGCCTGCACTTTAAGTTTACTTCAATATTTCGCTAAAACACTCTCTATTTTAAAGTTAATATATATGCTTTCAACTTTGTAAcaatattaaactgattactacAGCTGGGTTATGAGATTTGTTTACAATTTGCCGttgtgagtttcattcattcatataaTTTCAAATAAGCGTTGTTTTGccagtttcttaaagggatattTAACCAGTACATACTATTTGGGGAAACTGCTTGGTGTTCTATAATGTGTTCAGGCCCGGAAGATGGTTGGTAAGGGATGATTAATAATATAATGTTTCATGGAGACATGATGGCGGGGATGATATTGTTCTGTGTGCTACACTTATTCAGATGTAGCAAAGGCTGATAAGATGTGAAAGTGCAGTAATGGATTTGAAAGTGTTGTTTTAAATTTGGTCTGTCCTACGATCGAAAAATATACTGCAGAACCGCAGTTTTATGAACGAATGGAACAGTGTTACTAATGATGAAATGGGAACACAGTGTTCACttgtgagtgggttagtaaaggagttatgaatgaatgagtgtTTACGAGTGTGTTAGTGAAGGGCCCTAGAATACAATATCTCAAGGGACCACTGGGGCTAATTTTGAGCTTattgaatgttttaaaatttaatgtgTTGAAAATACAGGGATAAGGAGGCTGATTTGATTTGCCTGTCTTTGTGTCATAACAAATATTTATAACAAGATGCTTGCAAATAATTCTTATATTGTGTAATATAGTGATTGTTTTCTGATCCTGTTGGGTGCAATAAACTTTGAAATTCTTCAgttaaaagtacattggcagTTTCATGTGAaaatgttcagtgactgaccactTTGGTACCAAGATTGCAGAAGTAAAATTTACGACCTATCAAGTGAGGTTTCACTccgggatctgacttgtccagtattaatTTGGGATCATAGTATTAGGCAAGAGGAAGTATTAATGGAATTAGTATCCTGAAAAGTGAATAAATTCCCAGGGCCCGAAGAATGCACCCCAGGCTATAAATAGAAGCCAGAGAGGAAATCACAGATATACTCATTTTCCAATCTTCTCTGACTgcaaatgtggtgctggaagattggagaatTGCTAACACTGTACCTATGCTTAAAAAATGGAGGAGTGACAGACTGAACAATTACAGGTCAGTCAGTCAATCTTGGTACTGTTCAAATCATTGGAatcaattctgagagacagggtaAGCTATTCATGAGAAAGAGATGGAGGAATAGAGGACTGTCAAATTGGGTTTGATAGGGAAAGATCATTTCTGACAAACTTGTTTGAATGTTTTGCTGAGGTAACAGGGCTGATTGATGAAGGTACTGCAGTTGATGTGGTCAACATGGAGTTTAGCAAGGCTTTTAATAAGGTCCTATGTGACAAACtgattttgaagaaaagctttTGGAACTTAGGAAATGTAACAAGCTGGATACAAAACCGGCTGAATGGCAGGAAGCAAAACGTTACTGACAGGTATAGGTGACTGAAATTGTGTGCACAGGACTTAATTCAAGTCCCCTAGTTTTTATGGTACAGGGTTAATGATTGAACTGAATTGTAGGAGGCATAATCTTGAGGTTTTCAGGAGATAAAAATTGGCGGCAAGTTTAATAggtgggatggggttgggggtggaacATAGCTGGACACTTGAGGAAGATATCACTGGTTGGGGGACAGACAactagcaaatggaattcagtctggagaagtgtgaggtgaagtATTTAAAGAAGTCAAGCAAAGCAAAgaaatacacaataaatgggagGATATGACTGACATTATAATAAATGCCCACAGATCTCTGAGGATGAATTGAAAAGATTGTATAGGAGGCAGACAGAATACTTTATTAGCAGATGTATAAAATATGAACATAAGAGCAGGGAGTTGATGCTGGAACTGTGTAAATCATCATGTTAGGCCACAATTTGAGTACTGCAAACACCTCTAGTGATCTCAGTACCAACAGGATGTCATTACCCAAAAATGGATGCTAGGTCTaggatagagtggtgctggaaaagcacagcatgtcagacatggagcaggaaaatcgacgtttcgggcaaaagcccttcatcattcctgatgaaggatttttgccaaaagtgtcgattttcttgctcctcagatgctgtctgacctgctatgcttttccagcaccactctaatctagactttgatctccagcgtctgtagTCTTCACCTTCACCACTAGGtctaggatgttgccaagactggaaaaatgcagcagtgaGAAAAGATTGGATAAGCAAGGATTTTTTTCCTTGGAACAAAAGACTGAGGTGGAGGTTGATGTTTGATTGAGCTGCATAAAATAGTGAGGGGCCAGGATAGAGTGAATGGGAAAGATCTACTTACTTTTGCAAAAAGGCCTTTGACtatggggcatagatttaaagtgattagtGAAAGGATTAGAGAGGAGAAGAGGAAAGATATTTAGTGCAGATGGTGGTCAAGCTCTGGAACTTGCTGTCTGAAAGCATGGTAGAGATGGAACCCCTCAAATCAATTAAAGAAcgccaaaaatcacacaacaccacgttttactccaaaaggtttatttgaaaccacaaacgTTTGGTGCCtcactccttcctcaggcagctatcACAATTAAAGAAAGACACTGGAGTATGCAGCTAAAATTCTTTTACTTGGCAGGGATATAtactaaatgctggaaaatgggattaggctGCTGGCCTGTTTTTCAGCTTCATACATGCAGAGTGACATGCTTCACTGTCATAAATATTTCTACATTTTCTAAATATGAGAAATATCAGAAGTGGGAGAATGTgatatgggaggtgggtggggcagAAACAGGAGGGAAATTGCACCCTAGGTGGCCAGCTGAAATGCAATGGATTGTATGTTTATGAAACTTGTACCTGCTTGCTATCCTGTAATAAACAGCACCTAATTCAAGATAAGAGCCTCTTTGTTTAGATGACCAGGTGATATGAAAGTTTCAGCAGCTAGGGTGTGCACATGATATACCTGCTCCAGCCCCATAAACCTGCATGCTACTGATAATTAGAAACTAAGCGTACTCGGAGACAGATTCCACAACCCTTTGAAGTCGAGAATTCCAAAGGTCACATAcctctaagttttttttaaaaaacttctccTCCTCTGAAATCTGTCGGAGAACACCTATAGCATCAGGCCGGCTTTTCAGCACAGGTACGGGGAAGGGGGAATACTGTGTACCCCCGCAGTAAGAGGGAGACTTGTGTACCTGGaggaggagggaaggagagagagagcgtgtaaCCTAAAGGAGAGAAACCGAGGATTCTTTATTTTAATTGTTGTCTCCTCTGATTTTAACATCAGGTGGTCAGAAGAATCAGTGGTAGGCAGcaaacctctctctgtctctctctctgtctcctgtttgaAATGTGGGTGTCCAATAAATTCTACACCTCAGTATTTTGATTACCTTCCACAACGTTAAAAACTGAATTGTGACCATTTCTGAACATTTAGATCCAGCTTGATTTTCAGGCAAACTGAACGTTTTGTTTAATCAACCTACGCAGCTGTCAACAGTTTTGAGTTTGTTAACTTGAAATTGTAAGAATTCGTCAAACCCTAGCTGGTGGTGTACTGACCATTGGTCAATAAGGATGTTTCCCCCTTTTCTGGTTAACATCGTctcttgtgtatgtgtgagcatgttTGTTTGAGATTACATAGGCTATACTTCTAATTCTGGGTTATAGTTTAAATTTTAACCAGTTTGCCCCTTGTTTTTGTTAGAATACCAATAACCTTTGTATTATAACTCGTTTGGATGAGTGCAACATCAACAATACTCGGATGTGGCCTTGGCTGGAGGATTTCAGCTGTGTAGAGAGACTAGAtagattggggttgttttcctcagAACAGAAAGCTGAGGGGAACCCTGATTGAGAAGTACAAAATagtgagggacatagatagggtgaatggaaaGAAGCTTTGCCTCTTTGGAAAGGGGCCTCTTTCAGTGTTGTAAAGCTCTCTGACTCGGAGTCAACCTTGACACCATTGAGCACAAAATAACCCACTTGTTTGTTGCACCATTAACCACCTAaaacatttgctttctttaccaTTGATGTAAAGTGGTAGCAGTGTATATTACTTGCAAACTGCACGATTGTAACTCAGAGGATTCCACAACAGCACCTTCCGAACCTGTAACCTCAGCTATCTAaaaggacaacagcagcagatgcatgggagcaccaccacctgcacttTCCTCtccaagtctctcagcatctTGACTTGGAGGGAAAGTGCATTCGTGTTCCTTTCTCACTGGTCATTCCTAACAGTAGTGTGGGAGTCTCAAcaccatgtggactgcagcggttcaagaaggcagttcaaaaGCACCTTcgagggtaattaggaatggacaataaatgttggtccaaaATGTTGATACCAAACTCCTGTTAATGTGGACAAAGAAATTCTGTACCCTAACATTTTCAGGGGAGATGGGCAAGTAATTGCTAAATCAAAAAAAGCTGTTGCCATGATTCACTATATATTAGTCTTTTGTTGTATAAAACGGTTATAGCTGTGGTGTAATAAGGCTCAGACCAAGTGCACATTAACTGTTAAAGCTGTGGGCTGAATGTACTAATTGCTAACATAATTGTCATTAGGTTCAAGACAGCTGTTGTCAAAGGGAAGATCAATAATGTGCTGAAGGAAGAGTTATCAAACAAGGCTTATAATCCAGAGGAAGTTCCTTTCATGACTAGGAAGATTGCAGAGGCTATAAAGACTCAAGTAAAAGGTACTGTATGTTTgtagttgaagagtgtggtgttggaaaagcacagctggtaaggcagcatccaaggaacaggagagtcgacgtttcgagtataagctgATGAAAAGCTCGTGCTCgaaatgtccattctcctgctcctcggatgctgcctgatgggctgtacttttccagcaccccacactctgactctgatctccagcatctgcagtcctcactttctcctaattgtatGTTTgtgtcccattgtgtccatactTAAGCTAACTTTACAAGGTACAATTCGGGTGAGTTGGGACTTCAAAATTGTAATTCATACTGCTTAGAACATCTCTATCCACTGGAAATAAACAGCTTTTGTATATTTAAATGCACTAATATAGCACTTTCAACTTGGTAAAACACCTCATGGTATTTCCAAAGAGAGCATTAAGGAGGAAAATCCAAAACTTGGGGCTGAGACAGAAGAAAACTATGGATGCTGAGAAAGTAAATTTGAGAATGtggaagagaccagaattagaggagggCTGTAAAACATAGTTTTTAAACATCTATTTTCAGGAAAGTGGCCTTTCTTTATGTATATGAGGCACCCTTGCTTGGATAAGCCCATTCTCTAGCAGAAGTATTTGAGACCTGACAATTGTCTATTGACAATCATTTCTATCTTGATTTGTGTGGCTATGTATCATTGCAGATTTTGGCCAGACATTGACATTTGGAGAGTCATGGGAGCACCTCAAACTGGAATTGCACGTTGTAATTATGCACTATCTTCAATACACATAACTCCATGGGAATTCCTGGGAAgttgaattttctgtttttggaaCCCTCCAAATTAAAGCTGGAGAATTCAGAGAGTTCCAACTCAGAGATTAATAGCTATCCAAGAAAGGTTAGAGGATTAGACATTTGCTTTGGCTCCTGAGTAGAAATTAAACCAATATTCTGACTTATCACTGATCTCTCCACACCTCAGCTATACCTCCTCAAATCCCCTATAACTGTGCCGGGTGTCTGACAGTACCCCAACACTCCCTAACCCAGGGAAACATCTTATTCATACACCTACACTGTCTATTCCTTTTAAGTATTTAATTCAATTTTATCAACAGGAAACCCACTGAACTGTGACACATCATCAAATTCAACCTTAGCTTTTAAATCATTGATCA
The Hemiscyllium ocellatum isolate sHemOce1 chromosome 13, sHemOce1.pat.X.cur, whole genome shotgun sequence DNA segment above includes these coding regions:
- the LOC132821704 gene encoding arginine-glutamic acid dipeptide repeats protein-like; its protein translation is MSNHRPSAGIQLSSPTRYPAFVSQQVSSQPSSPSRYPILVPQQVSSPHLPTGIQPSTPSRYPALIPMQVSSPHSSGCIQPLSTSRYPAFVSQQVSRLSSLSKYPALVPQQVSSPHHPAGIQPLSLSRYHALVPQQVPSPRPSAGIQLLSPSRYSAFIPQQVSSSHLPAGIQPSSLFRYPTLIPQQVFGPRLPAGIQLSSLNRYPALVSQQVSGPHLPAGIQPSSPSWYPGLISQQMSSHRPSAGIQLSSPSRYPAFVSQQVSNPCPPAGIWPSSPNRYPAFNPQQVSSPHPPAGVQPSFLRMYPALVHQQVSSVRLPAGIQALIPQQVSSPRPAAGIQPSSPSRYPALVPQQVSCPCPPAGTQPTSFSRYPALVSQQVFSLHPSAGIQLSSPSRYPAIVPLQVSNPHPPAGIWPSSPCRHPALVPQQVSSSRLPAGIRPSSPSRYLALIFQQVSSPRPPAGIQALSPSRYPALVPQQVSSPRPPPGIQLSSPSRYPALIPSRYPRLFSQQVFSSCLPAGIQPFFPSRYPALIPSRYPALIPQQVFSPRLPAGIQPSSTSWYPALVHQLVSSP